The Urbifossiella limnaea nucleotide sequence AGCATCTCCAGCGTGCCGACGTTCGTCACCAGCCGGCCGCCGGGGCGAAGTGCGGCGTACGCCGCCTCCAGCAGGCGCGCCACCTCGCCGCCGTTGCCGCCGACGAACACCGCGTCCGGCGCCGGCAGATCCGCGAACACCGCCGGGGCCGAGCCGTACACCGGCTTCACGTTCGACACCCCGAATTGCGCCGCGTTCGCCACGATCAGGTGGTAGTCGGCCGTGTCCTGCTCGATGGCGTAGCTCGGCGCGGGATGAACCAGCCCGGCCGCCTCGATCGCCACGCTGCCGCTGCCGGCGCCCACGTCCCAGAACACGTCGCCGGGGTGCAGGTCCAGCTGCGACAGCGCCACGCCGCGCACCTCGGCCTGCGTGATGAGGCCGGTCTTGGGCCGCGTCTGGGCGAACACCTCGTCGGGGTTGCCGAAGCGGCGCAGGCGGGCGGCGCGCGGCCGGTCGGGGCGGTTCGGCTTCCGCTTCAGGATCAGGATGTTCAGCGGGTCGAACGTCATGTCGCGCACCTCGCCGAGGTCGGCGCGGGTGATGCGCTCGTCCTTGCCGCCGAGGTTCTCGCACACGAACGCGGTGAAGTAGTCCATGCCGCGGCCGAGCAGCTCCGCGGCCACGCGGCTCGGCTGGTACCGCGGGCTGGTGAACAGTCCCACGGTCTCGGCGCTGCGAATCTTGTCGAGCACGTCGTCCAGCGACCGCGCCGCGAGGTCGGTGAGGAACGCCTCCTCCCAACTCTCGCGGAGGCGGGCGAACGCCAGCTGCATCGACGAGACGTGCGGCATCACCTCGAACAGCTCGGGGCCGACCTTCTCGGTGAGGTAGCGGGCGGTGCCGTAGAACAGCGGGTCGCCGCTGGCGACGATCGCGGTGACGCGCTTCCCCACCGCGGCCTTCAGCTTCTCGACCACCACCGGCAGGTCGGTGCCGATGACGACGCGCTCGCCGGGCAGCTCGGGGAGGAGGCGCAGCGTGCCCTCGGAGCCGAAGACGACCTCGGCGGCCAGCAGCAGTTCGCGGCCGCGCGGGGAGAGGCCGGCGAGCCCGTCCGGGCCGATGCCGATCACGGGAACTTTGGAGGACATGGGAGTTTGCAATTTGTGGGTTGTCATTTGGGATCGCGCGCCGACCCGGTCCGCACCGCGTTCAGGCTCAAGATACGGATACGTCGTTCTCGCACGCGCCCGGGGTGCCCCCCAAATTGCAAACTCCAAATTCCAACTCACGCCGTTACCGAACCCGGCTTGGCACGCGAACCGCGCCCCGCGTAGAATCGCCGTCAGGGGCGGTACAGTCCCCCCATCCTGCCACGCAGAAGGGTTTCGCCATGGTACGGGCGGGTCACGGCTTCCTCATCCGGTTCGGCGTCCTCGCGGCCGCCCTCGTGGTCCTCTCGGCCGGCGGCCGGGCGCAAGACCCCGACCTGCCCAAGAAGGTCGAGAAGAAGGCCGCCCCGAAGGCCCTCGCCCCCGCCGACGAGGAGGCGCTCAAGGCCGAACTGCTCGACTTCAACAAGGCCAAGACGGACGCCGCCCGCACCGACGTGCTGCGGGCGTTCATCAAGGACAAGGCCAAGGCCAAGCAGGGCGTGCAGCTCGCGGCCAAGATGCAGAAGGCCGGCAAGGGGAAGGAGCGGGCGTTCACGTTCAACGGGGCGCTGGTCGTCGGCCGGGCCGCGCTCATCGTCCGGGAGTTCGACACGGCCGAGTACTTCTACGAGTTCTGCGTCGAGGCCGCGACCCGGCTGGAGAGCGGCGAGAAGATGCTCCAGGCCTACGACGGCCTCATGGACGTGTACTGGGACAGCAAGCGGTACGCCGACCTGGACGAGCTGTGCGAGCGGTTCCTGGAGCTGAAGGGGCCGAAGGAGGTCGAGGACGCGCAGGGGCCGGTGATCGAGAAGATGATCCAGGCCAAGGCCATGCGCGGCAACACCGACGAGGCGCTGCGGATCGCCGAGAGCATGATCCAGGCGACCGACGGCGGCTGGTACTTCACCCAGACGAAGGGCTGGGTGCTCCGCAACGCCGGCCGCTACCCCGCCGCCATCGAGACGTACGAGGACGCGATCGCCAAGCTCGACACGTCCCGCGGCCTGAGCAAGGACATCAAGGCGCGCATGAAGGACAACATGCGCTACACCCTCAGCGGCCTGCACGTCGACAACAAGGACATCGACAAGGCGGCGAAGGAGCTGGAAGGGCTCATCAAGCGGCACCCGGACAGCCCCACGTACAAGAACGACCTCGGCTTCATCTGGGCCGACCACGACCTGAAGCTCGACGAGGCCGAGAAGCTCATCAAGGAGGCGCTCGACCTCGACAAGAAGCGCCAGGAGAAGGCCGTGGCCGACGGCAAGCTCGACAAGGTGCAGGAGACGAGCGCGTACCTGGACAGCATGGGCTGGGTGCTGTTCAAGAAGAAGGACTACAAGGGGGCGCTGCCGTACCTGAAGAAGGCCGCGGCCGACGAGGACGACGGCGACCACCTGGAAATCTGGGACCACCTGGCCGACTGCCAGCTGGCGCTGGGCGACAAGGCGGGCGCGATCGCGTCGTGGCAGCGCGGGCTGACGTTCGACGACGTGTCGCGGCGGGACGAGGCGCGGCGGCGGCGGGTGATCGCCAAGCTGAAGGAGCAGGGCGCCGAGCCGCCGCCGATGCCGAAGCGCGAGACGCCGCCGCGGCGGAAGGTGGATTAACCAGGGTTGCCGCTTGCGGCGTAGCGCTACGCCGCAAGCGGCGAACCAACATGCCCCTCCTCTGGCTCCACGACGGCACTACGCCCGCCGCCGACCTCGACGTGATCGCCCCGCCGCCGTCCGAGCGGTGGTGGTCGCTCGCGTCCGAACCGGACCTCCTGGCGCTCGCCGACGCCGGCCGCCGCTGGGCCGTCGCCGGCGTCGGCATGGGCGGACAGGCCGCGGTCCGCCTCGCGCTGCGGCACCCCGACCGCTTCCCCGTCGCCGCCGCCGTCGACGCCGCCTTCGACTTCCACGACCTGCACGGCCGCGGCACCGCGCTCGACGACCTGTTCCCGACCCGCGAGCGTGCCCGGCAGGCCACGGCGGTGCTGCACGTGGACGCGTGCCGGTGGCCGCCGCACCTGTGGTTCGCCGCCGACCCCGCCGGCCCGTGGCACCGCGGCGCCGACCGCCTCCACGAGAAGCTCACCGCGTACGGCGTGCCGCACACCGCCGACCTGGACACCTCCGGCCCCGGGTACGCGGCGAAGAAGCTGCCGGAACTGCTGGCGTTCGTGGCGGCCGGCCTGGCCCGCGAGGCGCGGCGGCTGGCGTGACCGCCGTTTGACCCGCCGACGGCGCGTGCTTATACTCCCTCACTTCCCGCCGGCCGGATGCCCCATGTCGCGCAAGCTCCTCGCCGTCGTCGCCATCGTCGCCGCCGGCGCCGCCGCGTGGTACGTCCTCCGCCCGCCGCAGTCGCCCCCGCCGCCCGCCGCCAGGCTGCCGCTCAACCCCGGCGACCGCGTCGCAGTCGTCGGCAACGGGTTCGCCGAGGGGATGCTGTACCACGGCCACTTCGAGACGCGGCTGCACGCCCGCCACCCGGAGCACCGCCTCGTCGTCCGCAACCTCGGGTACGCCGGCGACGAGGTGACCACGCCGCCGACCCGCGCCGTCGGCCACCTCGACCACGGCACCACCCGCCTCGAAGACGTCAAGCCGGACGTGGTGATCGCCTGCTACGGCATGAACGAGTCGTTCGCCGGCGCGGACGGGCTGGCCGCGTTCGAGGACGCGCTGAACGAGTTCGCCGGCCGCGTCATCACCACGCCGTTCAACGGCCGCGCCCCGCCGAAGCTCGTGCTCGTGTCGCCGATCGCCCACGAGAACACCGGCCGACCCGGCTTCCCCGACGGGGCGGCGCACACCGAGGTGCTGAAGCAGTACGCCGAGGCCGTGGGGCGCGTCGCGGCGAAGTCCGGCTCCGTGTTCGTGGACCTGTTCGAGCCGTCGCGCCGGCTGATGGCCGAACACAAACTCACGACCGACGGCATCCGCCCGACCGACGCCGGCGACAAGCTCCTCGCCGCGGCGCTCGACGAGGCACTGTTCGGCCCGCACCCGACCGGCGGCGCCGAGTACGAAGCGCTGCGGACCGCGGTCAACGACAAGAGCCTGCACGTCTGGTACGACACGCGGCCGGCGCAGGGGAACTTCATCTACGGCAGCCACAAGACGGGCGTGAACCAGCCGGTCTTCAAGGCCGAGTTCGCCAAGCTCCGCAAGATGATCGAGCTGCGCGACGCCCGCGTCTGGGACATCGCCGCCGGCAAGCCGGTGCCGCCGCAGATCGACGACTCGCCGTCGGGGACGCTGCCGCCGGTGGAGTCGAAGTTCGGGCCGGCGCGGGTGCCGACGACGGCCGAGACGCTGAAGGCGTTCACGACGGCGCCGGGCTTCGAGGTCACGCTGTTCGCGTCCGAGGAGCAGTTCCCCGAGCTGAAGAAGCCGGTGGCGATGACGTTCGACGCCCGCGGCCGGCTGTGGGTGAACACGTGGCCGTCGTACCCGCTGCACCGGCCCGGCGACGCGCCGCCCGACGACAAGGTGCTGATCCTCGACGACCCGCAGGGCACCGGCAAGGCCGCGACCGCCAGCGTGTTCGCCCGCGGGCTGTACCTGCCGACCGGCCTCGCCGTCGGCGACGGCGGCGCCTACGTCGGCTGCCCGCCGGACGTGTGGTTCCTCCGCGAAGGCGGCGGCCGCGAACGCGTCCTGCCGGGCTTCGGCAACGCCGACACGCACCGCGCCCTCACCACGTTCCGCTGGGGGCCGGGCGGCGAACTGTACTTCGACGAGGGCGTCTACAACTACTCGCAGGTCGAGACGCCGTACGGCGTGCGGCGCAGCTTCAACGGCGCGGTGTGGCGGTACGACGCGCGGGCCGGCCGGCTCGACGCCCACGTGGCGTACAAGTTCGGCAACCCGTGGGGGCACGCCTTCGACCGCTGGGGGCAGGAGTTCGTGGCCGACGCCGCCGACGGCTCCACGTACTTCGCCACGCCGTTCAGCGGCCAGACCGACTACCCGCGCCAGCACCCGCCGCTGAAGACGATGCACGAGAAGCAGTGGCGGCCGACGGCCGGCTGCGTGGTGGCGTCGGGCCGGCACTTCCCCGACGACTGGCGCGGCGACCTGCTCGTGAACAACACGATGGGCGTGAAGGGCGTGCTGCGGTTCCGCCTGTCCGACGCCGGCTCCGGGTTCGTGGCCACGCCGGCCGACCCGCTGCTCGTGTCCGCCGACCCGGCGTTCTGCCCGGTAGATATTGCCTTCGGGCCGGACGGGGCGCTGTACGTGTGCGACTGGTCGGACGCGGTGACGAACTACATCGCCGTGCCGCTCCGCGACCCGTCCCGCGATCACACCCACGGCCGCATCTGGCGCGTGGCCGCGAAGGGCCGCCCGCCGGCGCCGCGGCCGACGATCGACGGCGCGCCGGTGGCGGCGTTGTTCGATCTGCTGAAGGCGCCCGAGGACGCGACCCGCGACCTGGCCCGGCGCGAGCTTCGGTTGCGAGACGCGAAGGAGGTGAGCGCCGCGGCCGACCGCTGGGCGGCGGCGCTGAACACCGCCGACCCGGACTTCGCGCACCACCAGTTGGAGGCGCTGTGGGCGTGCCAGCATGCCGACGCGGTGAACGAGCCGCTGCTGCGGGCGGTGCTGAAGTCGGCGGAACCGCGGTCGCGGGCGGCGGCCACGCGGGTGCTGTGCGCGTGGCGCGACCGACTGCCCGACGCGCTGGGGCTACTGGGGCCGGCGGCGCGCGACGACCACCCGCGGGTGCGGCTGGAGGCGGTGCGGGCGCTGAGCTTCTTCCGCACCCGGGTGGCCCGCGACCTGGCGGCCGCGGTGGCGGTGCCGCCGGGGGACGACTACCTGCGCTACGCAGTAGACGAGACGCTGGCGACACTCGACGAGCGGTTGCGACGGTAGTTGGGGGGGGCCGGCTACCCTCGGGGCGGATCACGCCGGCCGGCTTCCCCCGCGGCCGGCGGCCTGAAATGCCCCACCCCGGCGGGCGTGATTCG carries:
- the cbiE gene encoding precorrin-6y C5,15-methyltransferase (decarboxylating) subunit CbiE — its product is MSSKVPVIGIGPDGLAGLSPRGRELLLAAEVVFGSEGTLRLLPELPGERVVIGTDLPVVVEKLKAAVGKRVTAIVASGDPLFYGTARYLTEKVGPELFEVMPHVSSMQLAFARLRESWEEAFLTDLAARSLDDVLDKIRSAETVGLFTSPRYQPSRVAAELLGRGMDYFTAFVCENLGGKDERITRADLGEVRDMTFDPLNILILKRKPNRPDRPRAARLRRFGNPDEVFAQTRPKTGLITQAEVRGVALSQLDLHPGDVFWDVGAGSGSVAIEAAGLVHPAPSYAIEQDTADYHLIVANAAQFGVSNVKPVYGSAPAVFADLPAPDAVFVGGNGGEVARLLEAAYAALRPGGRLVTNVGTLEMLTATYAVLKRLGGGVEVLLMNLSRGVEQLEALRFEAINPTFLLRVQKPAADWVV
- a CDS encoding tetratricopeptide repeat protein, giving the protein MVRAGHGFLIRFGVLAAALVVLSAGGRAQDPDLPKKVEKKAAPKALAPADEEALKAELLDFNKAKTDAARTDVLRAFIKDKAKAKQGVQLAAKMQKAGKGKERAFTFNGALVVGRAALIVREFDTAEYFYEFCVEAATRLESGEKMLQAYDGLMDVYWDSKRYADLDELCERFLELKGPKEVEDAQGPVIEKMIQAKAMRGNTDEALRIAESMIQATDGGWYFTQTKGWVLRNAGRYPAAIETYEDAIAKLDTSRGLSKDIKARMKDNMRYTLSGLHVDNKDIDKAAKELEGLIKRHPDSPTYKNDLGFIWADHDLKLDEAEKLIKEALDLDKKRQEKAVADGKLDKVQETSAYLDSMGWVLFKKKDYKGALPYLKKAAADEDDGDHLEIWDHLADCQLALGDKAGAIASWQRGLTFDDVSRRDEARRRRVIAKLKEQGAEPPPMPKRETPPRRKVD
- a CDS encoding PVC-type heme-binding CxxCH protein: MSRKLLAVVAIVAAGAAAWYVLRPPQSPPPPAARLPLNPGDRVAVVGNGFAEGMLYHGHFETRLHARHPEHRLVVRNLGYAGDEVTTPPTRAVGHLDHGTTRLEDVKPDVVIACYGMNESFAGADGLAAFEDALNEFAGRVITTPFNGRAPPKLVLVSPIAHENTGRPGFPDGAAHTEVLKQYAEAVGRVAAKSGSVFVDLFEPSRRLMAEHKLTTDGIRPTDAGDKLLAAALDEALFGPHPTGGAEYEALRTAVNDKSLHVWYDTRPAQGNFIYGSHKTGVNQPVFKAEFAKLRKMIELRDARVWDIAAGKPVPPQIDDSPSGTLPPVESKFGPARVPTTAETLKAFTTAPGFEVTLFASEEQFPELKKPVAMTFDARGRLWVNTWPSYPLHRPGDAPPDDKVLILDDPQGTGKAATASVFARGLYLPTGLAVGDGGAYVGCPPDVWFLREGGGRERVLPGFGNADTHRALTTFRWGPGGELYFDEGVYNYSQVETPYGVRRSFNGAVWRYDARAGRLDAHVAYKFGNPWGHAFDRWGQEFVADAADGSTYFATPFSGQTDYPRQHPPLKTMHEKQWRPTAGCVVASGRHFPDDWRGDLLVNNTMGVKGVLRFRLSDAGSGFVATPADPLLVSADPAFCPVDIAFGPDGALYVCDWSDAVTNYIAVPLRDPSRDHTHGRIWRVAAKGRPPAPRPTIDGAPVAALFDLLKAPEDATRDLARRELRLRDAKEVSAAADRWAAALNTADPDFAHHQLEALWACQHADAVNEPLLRAVLKSAEPRSRAAATRVLCAWRDRLPDALGLLGPAARDDHPRVRLEAVRALSFFRTRVARDLAAAVAVPPGDDYLRYAVDETLATLDERLRR